The proteins below come from a single Spirochaetaceae bacterium genomic window:
- a CDS encoding PD-(D/E)XK nuclease domain-containing protein, whose amino-acid sequence MANYEGFYASVFYSYFAALGYDITVEDSSSHGRLDMAVRTGDHTYLFEFKVAETSPPGSALTQLQERDYAAKYRAGGHPIHLIGVEFSRQTRNITAFDTGDG is encoded by the coding sequence ATCGCCAACTACGAAGGCTTCTACGCGAGCGTGTTCTATTCCTACTTCGCCGCGCTCGGCTACGACATCACGGTCGAGGACTCCAGCAGCCACGGCCGGCTGGACATGGCCGTGCGCACCGGCGATCACACTTACCTGTTCGAATTCAAGGTAGCCGAGACGTCGCCACCAGGATCGGCGCTCACCCAACTGCAGGAGCGCGACTACGCCGCCAAGTACCGCGCCGGCGGCCACCCGATCCACCTGATCGGGGTAGAGTTCAGCCGCCAAACCCGCAACATCACCGCGTTCGACACCGGCGACGGCTGA